In a genomic window of Ignavibacteriota bacterium:
- a CDS encoding HAMP domain-containing histidine kinase, with product MKKIVLTKTVKRTAVWYGVVLISFYLLFSLFTLFELDYILVEDLDSRLTHELEHILNTISVENDSIKILHRRELEEPDLKFKTDNPYFLQVYNLKGVLFLKSENVNLLGNIDLGFPNKFTPYYFEDLKFGNEQLRTIYKQLINQNGKSIGVIQLSAFQSSFNSVVKSVIIVNLISFPVIVIIVTLLSIFLAQKSYKPINKIIETANSISATNLSGRLDYSADSEDELGKLKNTLNSLFERLENQIKEISQFTDNASHQLMTPLTSIKTELDYILKRDHEINEYKETCKILKDQTDRMIEMIRTMLIMSRDCNSCEDNQSVFNISSLLKNDIAKIFDLPRVNFNIQENIYVRGKSEYFSIAVQNLINNAIKYSPQNSIVEVVLHKENNKIILKIIDDGIGIKGEEKNKVFQRFYRIESVNSTKISGYGLGLSLVKSVIERMSGEIEILDNKPKGSIFKISLPMLNMD from the coding sequence ATGAAAAAAATCGTACTTACAAAAACTGTTAAACGCACTGCTGTTTGGTATGGTGTTGTTTTAATTTCCTTTTATTTACTTTTTAGTTTATTCACACTTTTTGAACTAGATTATATTTTGGTTGAAGATTTAGATTCAAGATTAACTCATGAACTTGAACATATTTTAAATACAATTTCTGTTGAAAACGATTCTATAAAAATTTTACATAGAAGAGAATTAGAAGAACCGGACTTAAAATTCAAAACCGATAATCCATATTTTCTGCAAGTTTATAATTTGAAAGGTGTACTTTTTCTTAAAAGCGAAAATGTAAATCTTTTAGGAAATATTGATTTAGGTTTTCCTAATAAATTTACACCATATTACTTTGAAGATTTAAAATTTGGGAATGAGCAATTAAGAACAATTTACAAGCAGCTTATAAATCAAAATGGTAAAAGTATTGGTGTTATTCAGTTATCGGCATTTCAATCAAGTTTTAACTCTGTTGTAAAAAGTGTAATTATAGTAAACTTAATTTCATTCCCGGTAATTGTTATAATTGTAACATTGTTAAGTATATTTCTTGCTCAAAAAAGTTACAAACCGATTAACAAAATAATTGAAACTGCAAATTCTATTTCTGCAACAAATCTAAGTGGAAGATTAGATTATTCAGCAGATTCAGAGGATGAACTTGGCAAATTAAAAAATACTCTAAATTCACTTTTTGAAAGATTAGAAAATCAAATTAAAGAAATATCACAATTTACTGATAACGCATCTCATCAACTTATGACACCGCTAACTTCAATTAAAACCGAATTGGATTATATTTTAAAAAGAGATCATGAAATAAATGAGTATAAAGAAACATGTAAAATATTAAAAGATCAAACAGATAGAATGATTGAAATGATTAGAACAATGCTCATTATGTCAAGAGATTGTAATTCTTGTGAAGATAACCAAAGTGTTTTTAATATATCAAGTTTGCTTAAAAATGATATTGCAAAAATTTTTGATTTACCAAGAGTTAATTTTAACATTCAAGAAAATATTTATGTTAGAGGCAAATCCGAATATTTTTCTATTGCCGTTCAGAATCTTATTAATAACGCAATTAAATATTCACCGCAGAATTCAATTGTTGAAGTAGTTTTGCATAAGGAAAACAATAAAATTATTTTGAAAATTATTGATGATGGAATTGGAATAAAAGGTGAAGAAAAAAATAAAGTTTTCCAAAGGTTTTATAGAATTGAATCAGTGAATTCCACTAAAATTAGTGGTTATGGTTTAGGATTAAGTTTAGTGAAATCCGTTATTGAAAGAATGTCCGGTGAAATTGAAATTCTGGATAATAAACCCAAGGGTTCAATTTTTAAAATTAGCTTACCAATGTTAAATATGGACTAA